Proteins from a genomic interval of Streptomyces sp. NBC_01445:
- a CDS encoding putative protein N(5)-glutamine methyltransferase: protein MSVHPSPPSHHDHPAAVARLRAAGCVFAEEEADILLSTARTPDELAAMVERRVEGLPLEHVVGWAEFCGLRITLEPGVFVPRRRTEFLARRAAALAPAGAVVLDLCCGSGAVAAALATHADPAELHAADLDPAAVRCAHRNVSPFGGEVHEGDLYAPLPPGLRGRVDILAANGPYVPTGDVALLPPEARDHERRMALDGGADGLDIMRRVAAGAPQWLAPGGHLFVETSEQQAAEAVAAVIRSGLSARVVTDDDLYATVVIGTKRGAAGEG from the coding sequence ATGTCGGTTCACCCGTCACCCCCGTCACACCACGACCACCCCGCCGCCGTCGCCAGGCTGCGCGCAGCGGGCTGTGTCTTCGCCGAGGAAGAGGCGGACATCCTCCTCTCGACGGCTCGTACGCCGGACGAACTCGCCGCGATGGTCGAGCGCCGCGTGGAGGGCCTGCCCCTCGAACATGTCGTCGGCTGGGCGGAGTTCTGCGGTCTGCGTATCACGCTCGAACCCGGTGTCTTCGTCCCGCGGCGCCGCACCGAGTTCCTCGCCCGCCGGGCGGCCGCCCTCGCGCCCGCCGGGGCCGTCGTCCTCGATCTGTGCTGCGGCAGCGGCGCGGTGGCCGCGGCACTCGCCACCCACGCCGACCCCGCCGAACTCCACGCCGCCGATCTGGACCCGGCGGCCGTGCGCTGCGCCCACCGGAACGTGTCGCCGTTCGGCGGCGAGGTCCACGAGGGCGACCTGTACGCGCCCCTGCCCCCAGGGCTCAGGGGCCGCGTCGACATCCTGGCCGCCAACGGCCCGTACGTTCCCACCGGCGACGTCGCCCTGCTCCCGCCCGAGGCCCGTGACCACGAGCGGCGCATGGCGCTCGACGGAGGCGCCGATGGGCTCGACATCATGCGCCGCGTCGCGGCCGGGGCGCCTCAGTGGCTCGCCCCGGGCGGGCACCTCTTCGTGGAGACCAGCGAACAGCAGGCCGCCGAGGCCGTCGCGGCGGTCATCCGCAGCGGTCTGTCGGCCCGGGTCGTGACGGACGACGACCTGTACGCCACCGTGGTCATCGGAACGAAGCGGGGCGCGGCGGGGGAGGGGTAG
- a CDS encoding slipin family protein gives MLAELLTAVAAAASFGAVYAAAAARVVKQYERGVVFRLGRLHGAVRGPGFTTVVPGIDRLHKVNMQIVTMPVPAQDGITRDNVTVRVDAVIYFKVVDAANAIVQVEDYRFAVSQMAQTSLRSIIGKSDLDDLLSNREKLNQGLELMIDSPAIGWGVQIDRVEIKDVSLPETMKRSMARQAEADRERRARVINADAELQASKKLAEAAAQMSEQPAALQLRLLQTVVAVAAEKNSTLVLPFPVELLRFLERAQQPGPPPPAVEEGEHKKPASSEE, from the coding sequence ATGCTGGCGGAACTGCTCACGGCCGTGGCCGCGGCCGCCTCGTTCGGCGCTGTCTACGCCGCCGCGGCGGCCCGTGTGGTCAAGCAGTACGAGCGAGGCGTGGTCTTCCGCCTTGGCCGGCTGCACGGCGCGGTCCGTGGGCCGGGCTTCACCACCGTCGTCCCCGGTATCGACCGGCTGCACAAGGTCAACATGCAGATAGTGACCATGCCGGTGCCCGCCCAGGACGGCATCACCCGCGACAACGTCACCGTCCGGGTCGACGCCGTCATCTACTTCAAGGTCGTCGACGCCGCCAACGCGATCGTGCAGGTCGAGGACTACCGGTTCGCCGTCTCGCAGATGGCCCAGACCTCACTGCGCTCCATCATCGGCAAGAGCGACCTCGACGACCTGCTCTCCAATCGCGAAAAGCTCAACCAGGGCCTTGAGCTGATGATCGACAGCCCGGCCATCGGCTGGGGCGTACAGATCGACCGCGTCGAGATCAAGGACGTGTCGCTGCCCGAAACGATGAAGCGGTCCATGGCGCGGCAGGCCGAGGCCGACCGTGAGCGGCGCGCCCGCGTCATCAACGCCGACGCCGAACTCCAGGCCTCCAAGAAACTCGCCGAGGCCGCAGCCCAGATGTCCGAACAGCCCGCGGCGCTCCAACTCCGGCTCCTGCAGACCGTGGTGGCCGTCGCCGCCGAGAAGAACTCGACCCTCGTACTGCCCTTCCCGGTGGAACTCCTGCGCTTCCTCGAACGGGCACAGCAGCCCGGTCCCCCACCGCCCGCCGTCGAGGAGGGCGAACACAAGAAGCCGGCGAGCTCCGAGGAATGA
- a CDS encoding nuclear transport factor 2 family protein → MDTADAARRFVETWERGWTRHDVPALLALYPEDCVHRSMPFRAPHRGRAALADYLRWSFEDERPLDVRFGPPVVGPDGLAVAEFRVVAEEGGEVSTLAGCVFVRFRGDGLAVETRDYWHQTSGRQEPEGALFLGADGGRTP, encoded by the coding sequence ATGGACACAGCTGACGCGGCACGGCGGTTCGTCGAGACCTGGGAGCGGGGCTGGACGCGGCACGACGTCCCGGCGCTCCTCGCGCTCTACCCGGAGGACTGCGTGCACCGCTCGATGCCGTTCAGGGCGCCGCACCGGGGCCGGGCGGCGCTCGCCGACTATCTGCGCTGGTCGTTCGAGGACGAGCGCCCGCTCGACGTGCGGTTCGGGCCTCCGGTGGTCGGGCCCGACGGACTGGCCGTGGCCGAGTTCCGGGTGGTGGCCGAAGAGGGCGGCGAGGTCTCGACGCTGGCGGGCTGCGTGTTCGTACGGTTCCGCGGTGACGGGCTCGCAGTCGAGACGCGGGACTACTGGCACCAGACCAGTGGTCGGCAGGAGCCCGAAGGGGCACTGTTCCTCGGAGCCGACGGCGGCAGGACGCCTTGA
- a CDS encoding FadR/GntR family transcriptional regulator, with translation MPGTRPVRPLLRQEVADGIKRYILENKLHPGDPLPTETELCEALGASRSSVREAVKILHALDIVEVRHGHGTYVGHLSLSALVESLTFRGLLSPDDDVQVLADLVDVRELFERGMAERIVASLSGEQLDALERLVTRMSDAGVGGDGRGLIEADRAFHALLVAPLGNDLMGQLSMAFWDVYAIVAPQIDGFTHTEQAETVAAHHSIVTAARAGDPVAFVQAIGEHYAPVRRRISEARTRS, from the coding sequence ATGCCCGGTACCAGGCCGGTCCGGCCGCTGCTCAGGCAGGAAGTCGCCGACGGCATCAAGCGGTACATCCTCGAGAACAAGCTGCACCCCGGCGATCCGCTGCCCACGGAGACGGAGCTGTGCGAGGCGCTCGGCGCGAGCCGATCCAGCGTCCGCGAGGCGGTCAAGATCCTGCACGCGCTCGACATCGTCGAGGTCAGGCACGGCCACGGCACGTACGTGGGACACCTGAGTCTGTCCGCGCTGGTGGAGAGCCTGACGTTCCGCGGGCTGCTGAGCCCCGACGACGACGTGCAGGTGCTCGCCGACCTCGTCGACGTGCGTGAGCTGTTCGAGCGCGGCATGGCCGAGCGGATCGTCGCGTCGCTCAGCGGCGAGCAACTCGACGCGCTGGAACGCCTGGTGACCCGGATGAGCGACGCCGGCGTCGGCGGCGACGGCCGGGGCCTCATCGAGGCCGACCGCGCGTTCCACGCCCTGCTCGTCGCGCCGCTCGGCAATGACCTGATGGGCCAGCTCTCGATGGCCTTCTGGGATGTGTACGCCATTGTGGCCCCGCAGATCGACGGCTTCACGCACACCGAGCAGGCGGAGACCGTCGCCGCACACCACAGCATCGTGACGGCGGCCCGCGCGGGCGACCCGGTGGCGTTCGTCCAGGCCATCGGCGAGCACTACGCGCCGGTCCGGCGGCGCATCTCCGAGGCCCGCACGCGCTCTTGA
- a CDS encoding dihydrodipicolinate synthase family protein gives MPLTAPLRGVVPPVCTPLDEAGQVDTASLARLVEHLVAGGVHGLFALGSTSEVAYLTDEQRAVALRTVVETAAGRVPVLAGVIDTTTARVIAHARVAAELGADALVATAPFYTRTHPKEIAGHFRTLRASVDLPLFAYDIPVAVHSKLPASLVRELAEDGTLAGLKDSSGDEGGLRRLIVELGGRDGRADGPAPHFSVLTGSELTVDCALLAGADGVVPGIGNVDPAGYVRLYDAALAGDWTLAAKEQERLVALFGMVDVGPEADMGRSSSALGSFKAALRLLGVIECGDTAFPQIQLGAESVAEVARHLRAAGLAPVR, from the coding sequence ATGCCCCTGACCGCACCCCTGCGCGGGGTCGTCCCGCCCGTCTGCACCCCCCTCGACGAGGCGGGCCAGGTGGACACCGCCTCCCTCGCCCGTCTCGTCGAGCACCTCGTCGCGGGCGGCGTGCACGGACTGTTCGCGCTCGGCTCGACCAGCGAGGTCGCGTATCTGACCGACGAGCAGCGTGCCGTCGCCCTGCGGACCGTCGTGGAGACGGCGGCGGGCCGGGTCCCCGTGCTCGCCGGTGTCATCGACACGACGACCGCGCGCGTCATCGCCCACGCGCGCGTGGCCGCCGAGCTCGGCGCCGACGCCCTGGTCGCCACCGCGCCCTTCTACACGCGCACCCACCCCAAGGAGATCGCGGGCCACTTCCGCACCCTGCGCGCGAGCGTGGACCTGCCGCTGTTCGCGTACGACATCCCGGTCGCCGTCCACAGCAAGCTCCCCGCGTCTCTGGTGCGCGAGCTCGCCGAGGACGGCACGCTCGCCGGCCTCAAGGACAGCAGCGGCGACGAGGGCGGGCTGCGCCGGCTGATCGTCGAGCTGGGCGGCCGCGACGGCCGCGCGGACGGGCCCGCCCCGCACTTCTCGGTACTCACCGGATCCGAACTCACCGTGGACTGCGCCCTGTTGGCCGGCGCGGACGGCGTCGTGCCCGGCATCGGCAACGTCGATCCCGCCGGATACGTGCGCCTCTACGACGCCGCGCTGGCCGGTGACTGGACGCTCGCCGCCAAGGAGCAGGAGCGTCTCGTCGCGCTGTTCGGGATGGTCGACGTCGGCCCCGAGGCCGACATGGGGCGCAGTTCGTCCGCACTCGGCTCGTTCAAGGCGGCGCTGCGGCTGCTCGGGGTCATCGAGTGCGGCGACACGGCGTTCCCGCAGATCCAGCTCGGCGCGGAGTCCGTCGCCGAGGTCGCGCGGCACCTGCGTGCTGCCGGGCTCGCGCCGGTCCGATGA
- a CDS encoding ROK family protein, with the protein MTVTGPAIGLDLGGTKIAAALVAPDGTVLARHTRPTPAADGPGAVLDALADAARSVDGGAGPAALGVAAAGVIDPVTGTVTSATDSIRGWAGTALAAGLAARTGLPVACDNDVRATAAPELAAAGAGASLVYAAIGTGVGGAVAVGGRMVHGTAGIAGHLGHVPSPEAAGLPCTCGGTGHLEAVASGPGIAALYGRLTGRPVERLETVAERAASGEEPAVRAIVTGAVAAGRVLGGLANTLGPDRVVVGGGVPHIGPLYRDALTEAFVCELMPPLARLRPSRPLFGADAAVIGAARLPSQVPLHAPPQS; encoded by the coding sequence ATGACGGTCACGGGTCCCGCGATCGGCCTCGACCTCGGAGGCACGAAGATCGCCGCCGCGCTCGTGGCCCCGGACGGCACGGTCCTGGCCCGGCACACCCGGCCCACGCCCGCCGCCGACGGACCCGGCGCCGTGCTCGACGCGCTCGCCGACGCGGCCCGCTCGGTCGACGGCGGCGCAGGGCCCGCCGCACTCGGGGTCGCGGCGGCCGGGGTGATCGACCCTGTGACCGGCACGGTCACCAGCGCCACCGACTCGATCCGCGGCTGGGCGGGCACGGCGCTCGCCGCCGGTCTCGCGGCCCGTACGGGACTCCCGGTGGCGTGCGACAACGACGTACGCGCGACGGCGGCTCCCGAACTGGCCGCCGCCGGCGCGGGCGCGTCCCTCGTCTACGCGGCGATCGGCACCGGTGTCGGCGGCGCGGTGGCCGTGGGAGGGCGCATGGTGCACGGAACGGCGGGCATCGCGGGCCACCTCGGCCATGTGCCGAGTCCGGAAGCGGCGGGGCTGCCGTGCACCTGCGGCGGCACGGGCCACCTCGAAGCCGTCGCCTCGGGGCCCGGGATCGCCGCGCTGTACGGGCGGCTCACGGGCCGGCCCGTGGAACGCCTGGAGACCGTGGCCGAGCGGGCCGCGTCGGGTGAGGAGCCTGCCGTGCGCGCCATCGTGACGGGCGCGGTCGCCGCGGGCCGGGTCCTGGGCGGACTCGCGAACACGCTCGGGCCGGACCGGGTCGTCGTCGGAGGCGGAGTGCCCCACATCGGGCCGCTCTACCGGGACGCGCTGACCGAGGCGTTCGTCTGCGAACTCATGCCGCCGTTGGCTCGCCTCCGGCCCTCCAGGCCCCTCTTCGGGGCCGACGCCGCCGTCATCGGCGCCGCGCGCCTGCCCTCCCAGGTGCCGCTGCACGCGCCGCCGCAGTCCTGA